In Luteolibacter sp. Y139, the following proteins share a genomic window:
- a CDS encoding L,D-transpeptidase: MTTSLLSRIATATAGLTLVACGPVNIINKGPLAQKAEYVLYQWHDDGGPGEVKVRIDLTEQQAHYTRGGRDIGWSYVATGKEGHGTPSGTFRITEKLEEKYSGSYGWIEDEWGNVTNGDATPGTRVPEGERYVPAPMPYWMRITGHGIGMHAGVIPKPGETASHGCIRLPKEFAPVLFDVVKVGTPVTISH, translated from the coding sequence ATGACCACCTCGCTGCTGTCCCGCATCGCCACCGCCACCGCCGGCCTCACGCTGGTAGCCTGTGGCCCCGTCAATATCATCAACAAGGGCCCTCTCGCGCAGAAGGCCGAATACGTCCTCTACCAGTGGCACGACGATGGCGGCCCCGGCGAGGTCAAGGTCCGGATCGACCTCACCGAGCAGCAGGCCCACTACACCCGCGGCGGTCGCGACATCGGCTGGTCCTACGTCGCCACCGGCAAGGAAGGCCACGGCACCCCGTCCGGCACCTTCCGCATCACCGAAAAGCTGGAGGAGAAGTATTCCGGCAGCTACGGCTGGATTGAGGATGAATGGGGCAATGTCACCAATGGCGACGCCACCCCCGGCACCCGCGTCCCTGAGGGCGAGCGCTACGTCCCCGCCCCCATGCCCTACTGGATGCGCATCACCGGCCACGGCATCGGCATGCACGCCGGCGTCATCCCCAAGCCCGGCGAAACCGCCTCCCACGGCTGCATCCGCCTGCCCAAGGAATTCGCCCCCGTCCTCTTCGACGTCGTGAAAGTCGGCACCCCGGTGACGATCTCCCACTAA
- a CDS encoding YceI family protein, with the protein MKTSILTIPAALFAFAVISCENPADKTAAANVKEKVEKTTDTASGTKYVFTPESTIGFVGSKVTGSHNGGFKTFTGHFTVKDGKPVGNDHKVVIDMASTFADAEKLTGHLKSADFFDVEKFPQSTFDVTELKAGENGAYTVAGNFTLHGVTKNISFPATVTQGTDSVTIKSEFNIKRKDFGIVYAGKADDLIRDEVVIKLDLTAKPEA; encoded by the coding sequence ATGAAAACCAGCATCCTGACCATCCCCGCCGCCCTCTTCGCCTTCGCCGTCATCTCCTGTGAGAATCCGGCCGACAAGACCGCCGCCGCCAACGTGAAGGAAAAGGTCGAGAAGACCACCGACACCGCCTCCGGCACCAAGTATGTCTTCACGCCCGAGTCCACCATCGGCTTCGTCGGCTCCAAGGTCACCGGCTCGCACAATGGCGGCTTCAAGACCTTCACCGGCCACTTCACCGTGAAGGACGGCAAGCCCGTCGGCAACGACCACAAGGTCGTCATCGACATGGCCTCCACCTTCGCCGATGCCGAGAAGCTCACCGGTCACCTCAAGTCCGCCGACTTCTTCGACGTGGAGAAGTTCCCGCAGAGCACCTTCGACGTGACCGAGCTCAAGGCCGGTGAAAACGGCGCTTACACCGTGGCCGGGAACTTCACCCTCCACGGCGTCACCAAGAACATCAGCTTCCCCGCCACCGTCACCCAGGGCACCGACTCCGTGACCATCAAGTCGGAGTTCAATATCAAGCGGAAGGACTTCGGCATCGTCTACGCCGGCAAAGCCGACGACCTCATCCGCGATGAAGTCGTCATCAAGCTCGACCTCACCGCCAAGCCGGAAGCCTGA
- a CDS encoding pirin family protein — MKTNTDTETNTGLTFRRSGERGHVDHGWLDSRFTFSFADYYDPAHMGFRSLRVINDDRIAPRGGFPTHPHRDMEIFSYILEGSLAHQDSMGNARTLKPGQIQLMSAGSGVTHSEFNPSAGEGAHLLQIWILPRQRGLQPRYTEWTPTPEQENASKVLVISPDGRDHSATIAQDADIYRLKLQPGETVTHALSSGRGLWLHLIRGNAELNGTGIFPGDAASSERAGDYTITATTEPVEALLFDLGA; from the coding sequence GTGAAAACAAACACGGACACCGAAACCAACACCGGCCTCACCTTCCGCCGCTCCGGCGAACGCGGCCATGTGGACCACGGCTGGCTCGACAGCCGCTTCACCTTCTCCTTCGCGGACTACTACGATCCCGCGCACATGGGCTTCCGCTCCCTGCGCGTCATCAATGACGACCGCATCGCCCCGCGCGGCGGCTTCCCGACCCACCCGCACCGGGACATGGAGATCTTCTCCTACATCCTCGAAGGTAGCCTCGCCCACCAGGACAGCATGGGGAATGCCCGCACGCTGAAGCCCGGCCAGATCCAGCTCATGAGCGCCGGCAGCGGCGTCACCCACTCGGAGTTCAATCCCTCCGCCGGTGAAGGCGCCCACCTGCTCCAGATCTGGATCCTCCCTCGCCAGCGCGGTCTCCAGCCCCGCTACACCGAGTGGACGCCCACCCCTGAGCAAGAAAACGCCTCCAAGGTGCTCGTCATCTCACCCGATGGCCGCGACCACTCCGCCACCATCGCCCAGGATGCCGACATCTACCGCCTCAAGCTCCAGCCCGGCGAAACCGTCACCCACGCCCTCTCGTCCGGCCGCGGCCTCTGGCTCCACCTCATCCGTGGCAATGCAGAGCTAAACGGCACGGGAATTTTTCCCGGCGATGCCGCCTCCAGCGAGCGCGCCGGCGACTACACCATCACCGCCACCACCGAACCCGTCGAAGCCCTGCTCTTCGACCTCGGCGCCTGA
- a CDS encoding phosphoenolpyruvate carboxylase has translation MTEPQPTREQLRLEGFELIDDTLAFLIGCLGDALKSLGEDDLIPYLPWSGTVPDEHPPEGTQQLYSIGFQLLNMVEERVAAAIRREREKVIGPDSIRGLWPRALGEMTALGLGPKEILDVLADVDVQPVLTAHPTEAKRASVRERHRALYEELVRNEYPKYTDRERRRIRERIVTALETLWRTGEIHLVRPDIFRELRDAIHYLRDLFPSALNRLDLHFTEAWRDAGFPLEMLRAAGNIPRISFGSWIGGDRDGHPLVTPEVTAKALGMMRRAAFRLLRREIEQSAGQLTLSRQLNEIPDALERRIDELTFSLANEDLTNDLHDRHHEEPWRHLGGLIAARLQGQVEGKDGYKTPKELDADLELLASGIRDAGCVHVDEQILRPLRQKLEIFGFHLALLDVRQNSEFHDKAIALLLSAAGIPEGESYASWPEEKRLAFLNEELKSPRPFLHDTARIGGEADLVLDCYRVLVKHRAEWGDAGLGALIVSMTRQLSDLLGVFLLAREAGLMEHDAEGSWCALEVVPLFETMDDLDRSPTILGPFLDHPITQRTNAKRAGTAKPSQQVMLGYSDSNKDCGILAAQWALHRGQEALTKTGNQHDVKLCFFHGRGGTISRGAGPTHWFMAALPHGAMSGEFRMTEQGETIAQKYANLANATYNLELLLAGAAITTATHRHTAPKADPAEPFLPFLAEKSQQAYQSLLRTEGFIDFYRQATPIDALENSRIGSRPARRTGKKGHSIADLRAIPWVFSWTQARFYLPGWFGVGSALEALQTNTPGEFQELKNALRHSTFLGYVFTNVETNLASANLDLMHEYAALVEDSALRTKFMDIIVAEFHRTRDLLESLYDGHLDGRRPRMAKTLAIREAPLKTLHRQQIAILREWRALVANDKEAEAESMFPKMLLSINAIASGLRTTG, from the coding sequence ATGACCGAACCGCAGCCGACCCGCGAACAGCTCCGCCTTGAGGGCTTCGAATTGATCGATGACACCCTCGCTTTCCTCATTGGCTGCCTCGGCGATGCCTTGAAGAGCCTCGGCGAAGACGACCTCATCCCCTACCTCCCCTGGTCCGGCACCGTCCCGGATGAACATCCGCCCGAGGGCACCCAGCAGCTTTACTCGATCGGCTTCCAGCTTCTGAACATGGTCGAGGAACGCGTCGCCGCCGCCATCCGCCGCGAGCGCGAAAAGGTCATCGGCCCGGATTCCATCCGCGGTCTCTGGCCCCGCGCCCTCGGCGAAATGACCGCCCTCGGCCTCGGCCCGAAGGAAATCCTCGACGTCCTCGCCGATGTCGACGTCCAGCCCGTGCTCACGGCCCACCCGACCGAGGCCAAACGCGCCTCCGTCCGCGAACGCCACCGCGCTCTCTACGAGGAACTCGTCCGCAACGAGTACCCGAAATACACCGACCGCGAACGCCGCCGCATCCGCGAGCGCATCGTCACCGCGCTCGAAACCCTCTGGCGCACCGGCGAGATCCACCTCGTCCGCCCGGACATTTTCCGCGAGCTGCGGGACGCGATCCACTACCTCCGCGACCTCTTCCCGTCCGCCCTCAATCGTCTCGACCTCCACTTCACCGAGGCCTGGCGCGACGCTGGCTTCCCGCTGGAAATGCTCCGCGCTGCCGGAAACATCCCGCGCATCTCCTTCGGCTCGTGGATCGGCGGCGACCGCGACGGCCACCCGCTGGTCACCCCGGAAGTCACCGCCAAGGCCCTCGGCATGATGCGCCGCGCCGCATTCCGGCTCCTCCGGCGCGAGATCGAGCAATCCGCCGGGCAGCTCACCCTTTCCCGCCAGCTCAATGAAATCCCGGATGCGCTGGAGCGACGCATCGATGAACTGACCTTCTCCCTCGCCAACGAAGATCTGACGAATGATCTCCACGACCGCCATCACGAGGAACCCTGGCGTCACCTCGGCGGCCTCATCGCCGCACGCCTGCAAGGCCAGGTCGAGGGCAAGGACGGCTACAAGACCCCGAAGGAACTCGATGCCGACCTCGAGCTGTTAGCCTCCGGCATCCGTGACGCGGGTTGCGTCCACGTTGACGAACAGATCCTCCGCCCGCTCCGCCAGAAGCTGGAAATCTTCGGCTTCCACCTCGCGCTGTTGGACGTTCGCCAGAATTCCGAATTCCACGACAAGGCCATCGCCCTCCTGCTCTCCGCCGCCGGCATCCCCGAAGGCGAAAGCTACGCCTCATGGCCCGAGGAAAAGCGCCTCGCCTTCCTCAATGAGGAGCTCAAGTCCCCGCGCCCCTTCCTCCACGATACCGCCCGCATCGGCGGCGAGGCGGATCTGGTGCTCGACTGCTACCGCGTGCTTGTGAAGCACCGCGCCGAGTGGGGCGATGCCGGTCTCGGCGCGCTCATCGTCTCGATGACCCGCCAGCTTTCCGACCTGCTCGGCGTCTTCCTCCTCGCCCGCGAAGCCGGTCTCATGGAGCACGATGCCGAGGGCTCGTGGTGCGCCCTCGAAGTCGTGCCGCTGTTCGAGACCATGGATGACCTCGACCGCTCGCCCACCATCCTCGGCCCCTTCCTCGATCACCCGATCACCCAGCGCACCAACGCCAAGCGCGCCGGCACCGCCAAGCCGAGCCAGCAGGTCATGCTCGGCTACTCCGACTCTAACAAGGACTGCGGCATCCTCGCCGCTCAATGGGCGCTCCATCGCGGCCAGGAAGCGCTGACCAAGACCGGCAACCAACACGACGTGAAGCTCTGCTTCTTCCACGGCCGCGGCGGCACCATTTCCCGCGGCGCCGGTCCCACCCATTGGTTCATGGCCGCGCTTCCCCACGGCGCGATGAGCGGCGAGTTCCGCATGACCGAGCAGGGCGAAACCATCGCGCAGAAATACGCGAACCTCGCCAACGCCACCTACAATCTCGAACTCCTGCTCGCCGGTGCCGCGATCACTACCGCCACCCATCGCCACACCGCGCCAAAGGCCGACCCCGCCGAGCCCTTCCTCCCCTTCCTCGCGGAGAAGAGCCAGCAGGCCTATCAATCGCTGCTCCGCACCGAAGGCTTCATCGACTTCTATCGTCAGGCTACCCCGATCGATGCGCTGGAAAACTCGCGCATCGGTTCGCGCCCCGCCCGCCGCACCGGCAAGAAAGGCCACTCCATCGCCGACCTCCGCGCCATCCCCTGGGTCTTCTCATGGACCCAGGCCCGCTTCTACCTGCCCGGCTGGTTCGGCGTCGGCTCCGCATTGGAAGCCCTGCAAACCAACACCCCCGGCGAGTTCCAGGAACTCAAGAACGCCCTCCGTCACTCCACCTTCCTCGGCTACGTCTTCACCAACGTCGAAACCAACCTCGCCTCCGCGAACCTCGACCTGATGCACGAATACGCCGCGCTCGTCGAGGACTCCGCGCTGCGGACGAAGTTCATGGACATCATCGTCGCCGAGTTCCACCGCACCCGCGATTTGTTAGAGAGCCTCTACGACGGCCACCTCGACGGCCGCCGCCCCCGCATGGCCAAGACCCTCGCCATCCGCGAGGCCCCGCTCAAAACCCTCCACCGCCAGCAAATCGCCATCCTCCGCGAATGGCGCGCCCTCGTCGCCAACGACAAGGAAGCCGAAGCTGAGTCCATGTTTCCGAAGATGCTCCTCTCCATCAACGCCATCGCCTCCGGCCTGCGCACCACCGGTTGA
- a CDS encoding phospholipase D-like domain-containing protein — protein sequence METPKRQAATRMMWPVIPLLFSACGSLSDRSARSLPQASDTATGNTQLVASVVRSTGLSAVRQPYTTIRTGLAVLWHRPLGLVSGTLPVPTDLSPLPAEVPGTEEFERLLDRRRLPGRESGKLSWLVDGRSFFPELDRQIAAAKESVRMQFFIYDNDDVAVKYADRLKGKAETVPVRILFDDMGSAFAHTAAPETPRPDGFSPPADIAKYLKSGSKVEVRRSLNPWLVCDHTKLVVFDRKVAMMGGMNMGREYYSEWHDLMVKVDGPIVESLSREFGRAWRKAGPWGDLALFRKPGFFRRPAPVDGGYPLRMLRTDAAEGQEQILKATLLGVRAAKKRIWVENPYFAYDDIARELEAAARRGVDVRVILPAKGDSKIMDAGNLATARGLIEAGGKVYRYPKMNHMKVILCDGWAQVGSANLDTLSMRINRELCLAFSDPGAIREMENKIFQPDFSASKRIRHEETTDPVAPIAEAVADQL from the coding sequence ATGGAGACCCCCAAGCGGCAGGCAGCGACCCGGATGATGTGGCCCGTGATTCCGCTGCTATTTTCCGCCTGCGGATCCCTTTCCGACCGCTCCGCGCGAAGCCTGCCGCAGGCGAGTGACACGGCCACGGGGAATACTCAACTGGTGGCGAGCGTCGTGAGGTCGACCGGGCTGTCCGCCGTGCGGCAGCCTTACACGACGATCCGGACCGGTCTGGCGGTGCTGTGGCACCGGCCGCTGGGACTGGTGAGCGGGACTCTCCCGGTGCCCACGGACTTGTCGCCGCTGCCCGCCGAGGTGCCGGGCACGGAGGAATTCGAGCGGCTGCTAGATCGCCGGCGCTTGCCGGGGCGCGAGTCCGGGAAGCTGAGCTGGCTGGTGGATGGCCGCAGTTTCTTCCCCGAACTCGACCGGCAGATCGCGGCGGCGAAGGAGTCGGTGCGGATGCAATTCTTCATCTACGACAACGACGATGTGGCGGTGAAGTATGCCGACCGGCTGAAGGGGAAGGCGGAGACGGTGCCGGTGCGGATTCTTTTCGACGACATGGGGAGTGCCTTCGCCCACACGGCGGCACCGGAGACGCCGCGGCCGGATGGCTTCTCGCCACCGGCGGATATCGCGAAATACTTGAAGAGCGGATCGAAGGTGGAAGTCCGGCGTTCGCTCAATCCGTGGCTGGTCTGCGACCATACCAAGCTGGTCGTGTTCGACCGCAAGGTGGCGATGATGGGTGGGATGAACATGGGGCGGGAGTATTACTCGGAGTGGCACGACCTGATGGTGAAAGTGGACGGGCCGATCGTGGAGAGCCTGTCGCGGGAGTTTGGCCGGGCGTGGCGGAAGGCGGGGCCGTGGGGGGATCTGGCGCTGTTCCGGAAGCCGGGGTTTTTCCGGAGGCCTGCGCCGGTGGATGGGGGCTATCCGCTGCGGATGCTGCGCACCGATGCGGCGGAAGGGCAGGAGCAGATCCTGAAGGCGACCCTGTTAGGCGTTCGTGCGGCGAAGAAGCGGATCTGGGTCGAGAACCCTTATTTCGCGTATGATGACATCGCGCGGGAGCTCGAGGCTGCGGCGCGACGCGGGGTGGATGTGCGGGTGATCCTGCCTGCCAAGGGTGATTCCAAGATCATGGATGCGGGAAATCTGGCAACGGCCCGCGGGCTGATCGAGGCCGGTGGGAAGGTGTATCGCTATCCGAAGATGAACCACATGAAGGTGATCCTCTGCGATGGCTGGGCGCAGGTGGGCTCGGCGAACCTCGACACGCTGAGCATGCGGATCAACCGGGAGCTGTGCCTCGCTTTCTCCGATCCGGGAGCGATCCGGGAGATGGAGAACAAGATCTTCCAGCCGGACTTCAGTGCCTCAAAGCGGATCCGGCATGAGGAGACGACGGATCCGGTGGCGCCGATTGCGGAGGCGGTGGCGGATCAGCTGTAA